A DNA window from Mytilus edulis chromosome 14, xbMytEdul2.2, whole genome shotgun sequence contains the following coding sequences:
- the LOC139504202 gene encoding uncharacterized protein: MSLGKNQAGVKTVQSLLAAKKPGGNKDQQEKLPKRDKRTHSDVSEESIDNIDIMSIHSDLKDIKKSLQDTVIKSDLESLVKQSDLKELVTSIDSQLLNTLKDSITAEFNSKLREKTGQLQDNVDSLNLENHLLKEKLREKEIKIKELDEKVEDCNLRSVDALKSANYNEQYSRKHNIRIVNYPEKNNEHLHAEFVNLVKKDLKINLEPTDLIAIHRIPGKDGAI; the protein is encoded by the coding sequence ATGTCTCTAGGCAAAAACCAGGCAGGTGTTAAGACTGTACAATCATTGTTAGCTGCCAAAAAACCTGGAGGCAACAAAGATCAACAAGAAAAACTACCAAAGCGAGACAAACGAACCCATTCAGATGTGTCTGAGGAAAGTATTGACAACATTGACATTATGAGCATTCACTCAGAcctaaaagatattaaaaaatcccTTCAGGACACAGTGATCAAATCTGATTTAGAGTCGTTAGTCAAACAAAGTGACTTAAAAGAACTTGTTACAAGTATTGATAGTCAATTATTGAATACACTAAAAGATTCTATCACTGCAGAATTCAATAGTAAGTTAAGAGAAAAAACAGGACAGTTGCAAGACAATGTTGATTCTCTAAACTTGGAAAATCACCTTCTGAAGGAGAAACTAAGGGAGAAAGAAATTAAGATAAAGGAGTTGGATGAAAAAGTGGAGGATTGTAATTTAAGAAGTGTGGATGCTTTGAAATCTGCAAATTACAATGAGCAGTATTCAAGGAAGCACAACATTCGCATTGTGAACTATCCAGAAAAAAACAATGAACATCTACATGCTGAATTTGTCAACCTCGTCAAAAAAGACTTGAAGATTAATTTGGAGCCTACTGATTTAATTGCCATACATCGCATTCCTGGAAAAGATGGGGCAATATGA